From a single Nicotiana tomentosiformis chromosome 2, ASM39032v3, whole genome shotgun sequence genomic region:
- the LOC104109561 gene encoding uncharacterized protein translates to MAIGVPLCVQCGNASNPCRCKVVGPTLGFLAFAAAAIVEWPVGALVYLFRHTKGRRIMGHPATVIYPSVTNSIPI, encoded by the exons ATGGCGATTGGTGTTCCATTGTGTGTGCAATGTGGCAATGCTAGCAACCCCTGTAG GTGCAAGGTGGTTGGGCCAACACTTGGTTTCTTGGCTTTCGCTGCAGCGGCAATTGTGGAATGGCCGGTTGGTGCACTCGTTTATTTATTCCGCCACACAAAGGGCCGCCGTATCATGGGTCATCCTGCCACCGTTATTTATCCTTCAGTCACAAACTCCATTCCTATTTAg
- the LOC104109563 gene encoding leucine-rich repeat extensin-like protein 3 → MASKFYLFPPLMILTLTFSYSFGKAQSEVKSSNEGILYASPPPPNECPYSCLPPPTPTDCPPPPPSPQLPTPPAASPPPPSGPVYYPPPSGYHLPPGGYFFPPPVYEYGPPPPNPILPYLPFYYKNPPPPSDYSSAASHYGTIKRMNSKLLILVTLFLGWFQ, encoded by the coding sequence ATGGCCTCAAAATTCTACCTTTTTCCTCCACTAATGATCCTAACATTAACTTTCAGTTATTCTTTTGGAAAGGCTCAGTCTGAAGTAAAAAGTTCTAATGAAGGCATTCTCTATGCTTCTCCACCACCGCCAAATGAATGTCCCTATTCTTGCCTTCCTCCACCCACCCCTACCGACTGCCCACCGCCACCACCTTCACCGCAGCTACCAACTCCCCCTGCTGCATCACCGCCGCCACCTTCAGGGCCAGTCTACTACCCTCCACCGTCGGGGTATCATTTGCCGCCGGGTGGATACTTTTTCCCTCCACCAGTGTACGAGTATGGCCCTCCACCTCCTAATCCAATTTTGCCTTACTTGCCATTCTACTACAAGAATCCACCACCACCGTCCGATTACTCATCGGCTGCCAGTCATTATGGGACAATCAAAAGGATGAACAGCAAGTTATTGATACTAGTTACACTTTTCCTTGGTTGGTTTCAGTAA